The Streptomyces seoulensis genome contains a region encoding:
- a CDS encoding bifunctional metallophosphatase/5'-nucleotidase yields MPFDRRKFLKQSAVTGAGVAIAGGAGAPAAQAAETAAGGHGHREKRYALTVMGTTDLHGHVFNWDYFKNADYSDAAGNAQGLARISTLVNQVRAEKGRHNTLLLDAGDTIQGTPLTYYYAKVDPITAEGGPVHPMAKAMNAIGYDAAALGNHEFNYGIETLRRFEHQLDFPLLGANAVDAKTLKPAFAPYYMKRFHVPGAPPVKVAVLGLTNPGIAIWDKAYVQGKLAFEGLEEQAAKWVPKLRSMGADIVVVSAHSGTSGTSSYGDQVPYVENAAANVARQVPGIDAILVGHAHQEIPELRVVNEKSGRTVVLSEPLCFAERLTLFDFELVFTRGRWQVESVKASLKDSRTVADDPKITKLLSKEHAKVVAYVNQVVGRATETLTTVEARYKDAPIIDLITKVQEDVVKAALAGTEYASLPVLAQASPFSRTSQIPAGDVTIRDLSGLYVYDNTLVAKLMTGAQVRAYLEYSAQYYAQTAPGAPVDVDKLTNAGDRPDYNYDYVSGLSYDIDIAQPAGSRIRNLSFGGAPLDDAARFVFAVNNYRANGGGAFPHVASAKELWSESTEIRTRIAEWVTAKGVLDPKDFASVDWKLTRNGTPVF; encoded by the coding sequence GAGCCCCGGCGGCCCAGGCGGCCGAGACCGCCGCAGGTGGCCACGGGCACCGGGAGAAGCGGTACGCGCTGACCGTGATGGGCACCACCGACCTGCACGGGCACGTCTTCAACTGGGACTACTTCAAGAACGCGGACTACTCCGACGCGGCGGGCAACGCCCAGGGTCTGGCCCGGATCTCGACGCTGGTGAACCAGGTCCGCGCGGAGAAGGGCCGCCACAACACCCTGCTGCTGGACGCGGGCGACACGATCCAGGGCACCCCGCTGACGTACTACTACGCCAAGGTGGACCCGATCACCGCCGAGGGCGGGCCGGTGCACCCGATGGCGAAGGCGATGAACGCGATCGGGTACGACGCGGCGGCGCTGGGCAACCACGAGTTCAACTACGGCATCGAGACCCTGCGCCGCTTCGAGCACCAGCTCGACTTCCCGCTGCTGGGCGCGAACGCGGTGGACGCCAAGACGCTGAAGCCGGCGTTCGCGCCGTACTACATGAAGCGGTTCCATGTGCCGGGTGCCCCGCCGGTGAAGGTCGCGGTGCTGGGCCTGACCAACCCCGGCATCGCCATCTGGGACAAGGCGTACGTGCAGGGCAAGCTGGCCTTCGAGGGTCTTGAGGAGCAGGCCGCGAAGTGGGTGCCGAAGCTCAGGTCGATGGGCGCGGACATCGTGGTGGTCTCGGCGCACTCGGGCACGTCGGGCACGTCGTCCTACGGCGACCAGGTGCCGTACGTGGAGAACGCGGCGGCGAACGTGGCGCGGCAGGTGCCGGGGATCGACGCGATCCTGGTCGGGCACGCGCACCAGGAGATCCCGGAGCTGCGGGTCGTGAACGAGAAGTCGGGGAGGACGGTCGTGCTGTCGGAGCCGCTGTGCTTCGCGGAGCGGCTGACCCTGTTCGACTTCGAGCTGGTCTTCACGCGGGGCCGCTGGCAGGTGGAGTCGGTGAAGGCGTCGCTGAAGGACTCGCGGACGGTGGCGGACGACCCGAAGATCACCAAGCTGCTCTCGAAGGAGCACGCGAAGGTGGTGGCGTACGTCAACCAGGTGGTCGGCCGGGCGACCGAGACGCTGACCACGGTGGAGGCGCGGTACAAGGACGCCCCGATCATCGACCTGATCACCAAGGTGCAGGAGGACGTGGTCAAGGCCGCGCTGGCGGGCACCGAGTACGCGTCGCTGCCGGTGCTGGCGCAGGCGTCGCCGTTCTCCCGGACGAGCCAGATCCCGGCGGGCGACGTGACCATCCGGGACCTGTCGGGTCTGTACGTCTACGACAACACCCTGGTGGCGAAGCTGATGACGGGTGCGCAGGTGCGGGCGTACCTGGAGTACTCGGCGCAGTACTACGCGCAGACGGCGCCGGGCGCGCCGGTGGACGTGGACAAGCTGACGAACGCGGGCGACCGCCCCGACTACAACTACGACTACGTGTCGGGGCTGTCGTACGACATCGACATCGCGCAGCCCGCCGGGTCGCGGATCAGGAACCTGTCCTTCGGCGGGGCTCCGCTGGACGACGCGGCGCGGTTCGTGTTCGCGGTGAACAACTACCGGGCGAACGGCGGCGGCGCGTTCCCGCATGTGGCGTCGGCGAAGGAGCTGTGGTCGGAGTCGACGGAGATCCGGACCCGGATCGCGGAGTGGGTGACCGCGAAGGGTGTGCTGGACCCGAAGGACTTCGCGTCGGTGGACTGGAAGCTGACGCGGAACGGGACGCCGGTGTTCTAG
- a CDS encoding lysine N(6)-hydroxylase/L-ornithine N(5)-oxygenase family protein produces MSHPPRQEPESPRDLVGIGIGPCNLSLAALAAPLAELDAVFYEQRPGFDWHPGLLIDGATLQVPYLADLVTLADPTSPWSFLNYLRTRDRLFPFYFAEHFHIQRAEYDAYCRWVSGRLPGLRFRHQVDAVRWNPRREVFEVDFTQLDADGHAEALGRTRTRNIVLGVGTAPHVPEPLRPLAAAPGVPVLHAADYLAHREALLAAGHVTVVGSGQSGAEVFLDLLRHRPAGRERLHWIGRTAAFAPMEYSKLGLEHFTPDHTRYFHALAEPVRDRLVAAQWQLHKGVDAGTLAAIHDELYRRTLHGGWPDAVLTPGVHVRTAGRLGAGQVELHLEHLDQGTRTRLTTDAVVLATGYRMRPLDGILAGLDPHLRRDGAGRPLIGEDFRLSLAPAVGGAVYVQNAELHTHGVGAPDLGLAAWRSATILNSLTGKEQYPLPGRTAFTTFGLHPQRRSPGDGATGPARTVTGASPGPAY; encoded by the coding sequence ATGAGCCACCCCCCACGCCAGGAGCCCGAGTCCCCCCGCGACCTCGTCGGCATCGGCATCGGCCCCTGCAACCTCTCCCTGGCCGCCCTCGCGGCGCCCCTCGCCGAACTCGACGCCGTCTTCTACGAACAGCGCCCCGGCTTCGACTGGCACCCCGGCCTCCTCATCGACGGCGCCACCCTCCAGGTCCCCTACCTCGCCGACCTGGTGACCCTCGCCGACCCCACCAGCCCCTGGAGCTTCCTCAACTACCTCCGCACCCGCGACCGCCTCTTCCCCTTCTACTTCGCCGAGCACTTCCACATCCAGCGCGCCGAATACGACGCCTACTGCCGCTGGGTCTCCGGCCGGCTCCCCGGACTCCGCTTCCGCCACCAGGTCGACGCCGTCCGCTGGAACCCCCGGCGCGAGGTGTTCGAGGTCGACTTCACCCAGCTCGACGCCGACGGCCACGCCGAAGCCCTCGGCCGCACCCGCACCCGCAACATCGTCCTCGGCGTCGGCACCGCCCCCCACGTCCCCGAACCGCTGCGCCCCCTCGCCGCCGCCCCCGGCGTCCCCGTCCTGCACGCCGCCGACTACCTCGCCCACCGCGAGGCCCTGCTCGCCGCCGGGCACGTCACCGTCGTCGGCTCGGGACAGTCCGGCGCCGAGGTCTTCCTCGACCTGCTCCGCCACCGCCCCGCCGGCCGCGAGCGCCTGCACTGGATCGGCCGCACCGCGGCCTTCGCCCCCATGGAGTACTCCAAGCTCGGCCTGGAACACTTCACGCCCGACCACACCCGCTACTTCCACGCCCTCGCCGAGCCCGTGCGCGACCGGCTCGTCGCCGCCCAATGGCAGCTCCACAAGGGCGTCGACGCCGGCACCCTCGCCGCCATCCACGACGAGCTGTACCGGCGCACCCTGCACGGCGGCTGGCCCGACGCCGTCCTCACCCCCGGCGTCCACGTCCGCACCGCCGGACGCCTCGGCGCCGGACAGGTCGAGCTCCACCTCGAACACCTCGACCAGGGCACCCGCACCCGCCTCACCACCGACGCCGTCGTCCTCGCCACCGGCTACCGGATGCGCCCCCTCGACGGCATCCTCGCCGGACTCGACCCCCACCTGCGCCGCGACGGCGCCGGACGACCCCTGATCGGCGAGGACTTCCGGCTCTCCCTCGCCCCCGCCGTCGGCGGCGCGGTCTACGTCCAGAACGCCGAACTCCACACCCACGGCGTCGGCGCCCCCGACCTCGGCCTCGCCGCCTGGCGCAGCGCCACCATCCTCAACTCCCTGACCGGCAAGGAGCAGTACCCGCTCCCCGGCCGGACCGCCTTCACCACCTTCGGCCTCCACCCGCAACGCCGAAGCCCCGGTGACGGCGCGACCGGACCGGCCCGCACCGTCACCGGGGCTTCACCCGGACCGGCGTACTAG